The proteins below are encoded in one region of Salvelinus alpinus chromosome 27, SLU_Salpinus.1, whole genome shotgun sequence:
- the LOC139555930 gene encoding transcription factor 21-like, with protein sequence MSSLLGLEEEEEDIHRRARSPQSLVVLVRPVPHSAEATRPNRQPTMSTGSLSDFDDEVLDGILKFGSSGKDSGTSNESTEESSNCEGGSANDKAAAGKKRKTAYSRKKAPNSEAHEGCGKPVQRNAANARERARMRVLSKAFSRLKMTLPWVPPDTKLSKLDTLRLASSYIAHLRQILANDKYENGYNHPVNLTWPFMVAGKPENDLKEMLNTTRLCGTTAS encoded by the exons ATGAGCAGCCTGTTGGGtctcgaggaggaggaggaggacatacaCCGGCGAGCTCGCTCACCCCAGTCTCTGGTAGTCTTAGTCCGTCCCGTGCCACACTCTGCTGAGGCCACGCGCCCCAACCGACAACCGACCATGTCCACCGGGTCGCTTAGCGACTTCGACGACGAGGTCCTGGACGGGATCCTGAAGTTCGGCTCTTCCGGTAAAGACTCCGGTACATCGAACGAGAGCACAGAGGAGAGCTCGAACTGCGAGGGCGGCTCGGCCAACGATAAAGCTGCAGCGGGAAAGAAACGGAAAACAGCGTACAGTAGGAAGAAGGCGCCGAACAGTGAGGCCCACGAGGGGTGCGGCAAACCTGTGCAGAGGAACGCAGCCAACGCACGAGAGCGAGCGAGGATGCGCGTGCTGTCAAAAGCGTTCTCCCGGTTGAAGATGACATTACCGTGGGTCCCACCGGACACCAAGCTCTCCAAACTGGACACGCTGCGCCTTGCCTCGAGCTACATCGCCCATCTACGGCAGATCCTTGCCAACGACAAATACGAGAACGGTTATAACCACCCCGTCAACCTG acaTGGCCCTTCATGGTCGCCGGTAAACCGGAGAACGATTTGAAAGAGATGCTCAACACCACCCGGTTGTGTGGAACAACTGCCTCGTGA